A window of the Pedobacter frigiditerrae genome harbors these coding sequences:
- a CDS encoding BatA domain-containing protein, with amino-acid sequence MNLLYPIGLLVLAGLIIPVLLHLWNVKQGKTLKIGSIALLGENSTSSSRSLKITDWLLFILRCLIVILLAFVLAQPFFKKTITHTKNSGWILVDRNDFLTVYNTNKPTIDSLVNLGFELRDFNLGFNQFFLKDSLVNTAKTNGLSYSALLRQLNKQIPAGYSAYLFADHQLKNFDGDLPKLSFNLIWKEFKQSDTVKVWPTKFLDKSFEGKSTPNATNYTANQSQNLPVVKVAIYDPTGTDAKYIKAALAAISDFTNRKIEVKNWNSSLTNADVIFWLSEQPFNSTLKAGVSLFTYQKGKILKVNSSLNLGEELNQNIELFQRIAFDQLKGNAIWTDGFGVPVLIKKREAELNHFYFYSRFNPNWGDLVWNEQFTRAIIPIVLDNQNTEEFGYEHHPADQRAMDQQQLIEAKINKSTLSTSTTNQELDHILWFLAFLVLFIERILSFSKKTEHVKS; translated from the coding sequence ATGAATTTATTATATCCCATTGGTTTATTGGTACTTGCAGGATTAATTATTCCTGTATTGCTGCATCTATGGAATGTAAAACAAGGCAAAACCCTAAAAATTGGAAGTATCGCTTTGTTAGGCGAAAACTCAACCTCAAGTTCAAGGAGCCTTAAAATAACAGATTGGCTTTTATTCATCTTAAGATGTTTGATTGTGATATTGCTTGCTTTTGTATTGGCACAGCCATTCTTCAAAAAAACGATTACCCATACTAAAAACTCAGGTTGGATTTTAGTAGATAGAAATGATTTCTTGACCGTCTACAACACCAATAAACCAACAATCGATTCTCTTGTAAATTTAGGTTTCGAACTGCGTGATTTTAATTTAGGCTTCAATCAGTTTTTCTTAAAGGATAGTCTGGTAAATACAGCGAAAACAAATGGTTTAAGTTATAGCGCCTTACTTAGGCAATTGAACAAACAAATCCCAGCAGGGTATTCAGCTTATCTTTTTGCAGATCATCAACTGAAAAATTTTGATGGCGATTTACCGAAACTTTCGTTTAACTTAATTTGGAAGGAATTTAAGCAAAGTGATACAGTTAAAGTATGGCCGACTAAATTCTTGGACAAATCTTTTGAAGGAAAATCTACGCCAAATGCTACCAATTATACAGCTAATCAATCACAAAATCTGCCAGTGGTTAAGGTGGCAATTTACGACCCAACTGGCACCGATGCGAAATACATTAAAGCAGCTTTGGCTGCAATCAGCGATTTTACGAATAGAAAAATTGAAGTAAAAAATTGGAATTCATCCTTAACAAACGCAGATGTTATTTTTTGGTTGTCTGAACAGCCTTTTAATTCAACATTGAAGGCTGGAGTAAGTTTATTTACCTATCAAAAAGGAAAGATTTTAAAAGTCAATTCTAGCTTGAACTTGGGAGAGGAATTGAATCAGAACATAGAATTATTTCAACGAATTGCTTTTGACCAATTGAAAGGAAACGCAATCTGGACTGATGGTTTTGGTGTACCTGTTTTAATTAAGAAAAGAGAAGCTGAGCTTAACCATTTCTATTTTTATAGTCGATTTAATCCCAATTGGGGAGATTTAGTATGGAATGAACAATTTACAAGAGCTATCATTCCTATTGTTTTGGATAATCAAAACACAGAAGAATTTGGTTATGAACATCATCCTGCAGATCAGAGAGCGATGGATCAACAACAGTTAATTGAAGCAAAAATTAATAAATCAACGCTATCAACTTCAACCACAAATCAAGAATTGGATCATATCCTTTGGTTTTTAGCCTTTTTAGTGTTGTTTATAGAGAGAATTTTATCATTCAGTAAAAAAACGGAACATGTTAAAAGCTGA
- a CDS encoding DUF4175 family protein, producing MLKAEGKNWIAGFRVKLIALYLIKIICFSIGFALLAMLIANYVSIYPLIIFVLSFLLFFAGFLILKPIWKITNEEVAKYLNERFTDLEESATLFLKPQEELSLLEQFQVEKITQVLPIANSLKQPFKKLWISLGFLIVMLATVFAIDKYSLTTVFSTPPLIMSLPPAVKENVPAEIKNINLQISPPDYTGKSVRSQHQFIIKAEAGAQVSWNIEMNIQVKKLRIIFNDKEIVDMVNAGGLNWKYSKAIVQSGFYQIEFDGKKSDLYQIEMIPDLPVNIKIIQPKPHTTIDIGQLPKVNLTVSLHDDYGIADAYISATMASGKGEGVSFTEKKLSFNEAFKNKKEVNLSKLLDLRTLGMKPGDELYFFINATDNHGQSSRSDVYLVSIVDTTELMSMAGVTNGVNLVPEYFRSQRQIIIDTEKLLKEQATLSVDEFKNRSNNLGMDQKLLRLRYGKFLGEESETEIGGDHDHEEGGKPAEEKFGDVQALMDEYAHKHDIAEDATFFEPEMKRQLKAVLNEMWSSELRLRTYKPQEALPFEYKALRLLKDLQQKSRAYVAKTTIKTTKLKQEKRLSGELGKITTPIQKATFEQLDKSTDDLKVLLAILERRKEGNAFNYGDRELLRNGEGKLILAAANQPTSYLSALKSLRKVSTANKLVIRDIDIVQKAIQKLLGIESSKPQAEQVNPEAILYRSYFNHLKKMGK from the coding sequence ATGTTAAAAGCTGAAGGTAAAAATTGGATAGCGGGTTTTAGGGTAAAGCTAATTGCACTTTATCTCATTAAAATCATTTGTTTTAGTATTGGCTTTGCTTTGTTGGCGATGTTGATTGCCAATTACGTTTCAATATATCCGCTTATAATTTTTGTCCTATCTTTTTTATTGTTTTTTGCTGGATTTTTAATCCTCAAGCCTATATGGAAAATTACAAATGAAGAAGTTGCCAAATATTTAAACGAGCGTTTCACTGATTTAGAAGAAAGCGCAACTTTGTTTTTGAAACCTCAAGAAGAACTATCGCTGTTAGAACAGTTTCAAGTTGAAAAGATAACTCAGGTTCTTCCAATTGCCAATAGCTTAAAACAGCCTTTCAAAAAGCTTTGGATAAGTCTTGGTTTTTTAATCGTGATGTTAGCTACAGTTTTTGCAATTGATAAATATTCGCTAACTACTGTATTTTCAACTCCTCCTTTAATAATGAGCTTGCCTCCTGCAGTTAAGGAAAATGTACCAGCTGAAATTAAAAATATAAACCTTCAAATTTCTCCGCCTGATTATACAGGGAAAAGTGTAAGGTCTCAACATCAATTTATCATTAAAGCAGAAGCTGGAGCTCAGGTATCTTGGAATATCGAAATGAATATCCAAGTTAAAAAACTTCGCATCATATTTAACGACAAAGAAATTGTAGATATGGTTAATGCTGGAGGGCTGAACTGGAAATACAGTAAAGCGATTGTCCAATCTGGCTTTTATCAAATAGAATTTGATGGTAAAAAATCTGACTTATATCAAATTGAAATGATACCAGATTTGCCAGTTAACATCAAAATTATCCAACCTAAACCACACACTACGATAGACATAGGTCAACTGCCAAAAGTAAATTTAACAGTTTCATTGCATGATGATTATGGCATAGCCGATGCCTATATCTCAGCAACAATGGCAAGCGGAAAAGGGGAGGGCGTGAGCTTTACAGAAAAGAAACTAAGTTTTAATGAAGCCTTTAAAAACAAAAAAGAGGTAAACCTAAGTAAGTTGCTTGATTTAAGAACACTTGGAATGAAGCCTGGAGATGAGTTGTATTTCTTTATCAATGCAACAGATAATCACGGACAATCGAGCCGCTCAGATGTTTATTTAGTTTCGATTGTAGATACTACAGAATTGATGAGTATGGCTGGAGTTACAAATGGAGTTAATTTAGTGCCTGAGTATTTCAGAAGTCAGCGACAGATTATTATCGATACAGAAAAACTTTTAAAGGAACAGGCAACACTCTCTGTTGATGAATTTAAAAACAGAAGCAATAACCTTGGGATGGACCAAAAGTTATTGCGATTAAGGTATGGTAAGTTTTTAGGAGAAGAATCTGAAACCGAAATTGGCGGTGATCATGATCATGAAGAAGGTGGTAAACCTGCTGAAGAGAAATTTGGGGATGTGCAAGCTTTAATGGATGAGTATGCACATAAACATGACATTGCCGAAGATGCCACGTTTTTTGAACCTGAAATGAAAAGGCAATTGAAAGCCGTTTTAAACGAAATGTGGAGTTCTGAGTTAAGATTGAGGACTTATAAACCTCAAGAAGCACTACCATTTGAATATAAAGCATTGCGGTTATTGAAAGATTTACAACAAAAATCAAGGGCCTATGTTGCCAAAACAACCATAAAAACCACCAAGTTAAAACAAGAAAAACGTTTAAGTGGGGAGTTGGGCAAAATAACAACGCCAATCCAAAAAGCAACATTCGAGCAATTAGATAAATCGACAGATGATTTGAAAGTATTACTGGCCATTTTAGAACGTAGAAAAGAAGGCAATGCATTTAATTATGGAGATAGAGAGCTCTTAAGAAATGGAGAAGGAAAATTGATTTTGGCTGCGGCTAATCAGCCGACTTCCTATTTATCGGCATTAAAAAGCTTGAGAAAAGTTAGCACAGCCAATAAATTGGTTATTAGAGATATTGATATAGTGCAAAAAGCAATTCAAAAATTATTAGGAATTGAAAGCTCAAAACCACAAGCAGAACAAGTTAATCCGGAGGCGATTTTATATCGCAGCTATTTTAATCACCTTAAAAAGATGGGGAAATAG